DNA sequence from the Thunnus albacares chromosome 22, fThuAlb1.1, whole genome shotgun sequence genome:
AATGTTCCTATGAAGGTGTTGTTTCAAGGCTTTACTGGTATAAGCAAATTCTGGGGCAGAAACCAAGGCTCATCTCCACCTTCTACATCTACGAAAGTAATGGCACTTTTCATAATGAATTGAAGAACAATCCACGTTTCACACTGgataatgaaaacaagaaaaataacttgAAGATCACAGATTTGCACATCTCAGACTCAGCTACTTACTACTGCATAAGTAGCTATTCATACTCGTATGAATTTTTAGAGAGCATTATTGTCAATGTAAAGGGTTCAGGTTTGAACATTGAAGCTTCGGTCCATCAGTCGGCATCTGAGAACATCCAGCCAGGAGGCTCTGTGACTCTGAACTGTATAGTACACACTGGGACCTGTGATGATGGaaaacacagtgtttactggttcaaAAACTCTCAAGAATCTCATCCAGgaatcatttacacacatggaggcaggaatgatcagtgtgagaggaacaacaacacacaaacacacacctgtgtctaCAACTTGCCAATGAAGAGTCTGGATCTTTCACATAATGGGACGTACTACTGTGCTGTTGCCTCATGTGGACAGATATTATTTGGAAACGGGACAACGTTGGACATTGAGAGTAAGTAACTTTTTAGGAGGCATTGTCCCATTTGATACAGTCTTACTTCCTCATTAAGCTTAggataaaaactgaaaacatgctgAAAGCTCTGTTTCTGGTGTCTGACTTTCTGTAGATGAGGTGAACTCTCTTGTCTTGGTGTATTTCTTGAGTGGAGCTTTGGTGTTCACCACCATCCTCAGTGTTTTATCGGCTTTCTCAGTGTGCATGATGAACATGATCAACAGCTTCAAATCTGCAGGTAACTGTTTATATCTGACAGCTTGTATTCACTGAACATGACTTTT
Encoded proteins:
- the LOC122973303 gene encoding uncharacterized protein LOC122973303; this encodes MTSPVFAFYLTCLFLVEMAQMTDLKFSSSVRQDSGFISANGGDEVTLQCSYEGVVSRLYWYKQILGQKPRLISTFYIYESNGTFHNELKNNPRFTLDNENKKNNLKITDLHISDSATYYCISSYSYSYEFLESIIVNVKGSGLNIEASVHQSASENIQPGGSVTLNCIVHTGTCDDGKHSVYWFKNSQESHPGIIYTHGGRNDQCERNNNTQTHTCVYNLPMKSLDLSHNGTYYCAVASCGQILFGNGTTLDIENEVNSLVLVYFLSGALVFTTILSVLSAFSVCMMNMINSFKSAESQARISSPSTVNAKGYKAAENLYYAALSVNLTNRRRRQNQTWSECVYYSVK